Proteins encoded within one genomic window of Vanrija pseudolonga chromosome 3, complete sequence:
- the Mbtps2 gene encoding Membrane-bound transcription factor site-2 protease — translation MSLLEVALPLVLLSVLVLLLRSAPAVVASSNPKARYKLPSPAAAYRLSRRADWVVERHGVTVSATTGGLNSLPKRVLAGIGARSRDKVLWFYDAGVVVSVVGIAVGILGAIWALFRVWWAVWVEAEAHARVQHAPDGGLKPRAAEGLDAAAEGAARIIKRAVVDAVAKHASGIGKRDAPPPQLHTADGGLQPLIPGITTPLSHLPTLVLALVVAELIHEAGHALAAALDDVSPSKFSLNLHLVLPSASVIFPANAVDYLPFKAHARLATSGPWHNFVLWLALFALGGISPLAWGNSSAEGRVVVAVAQDSELASHLRPGDILTHVDDIFLGGKVDIWSKYLSGQPIPPGTPAPAEPNGWCVSKYEFDDAPRAPCSPHHMIGFVRAEHGGGSETHCLPAHNIISMPSTECHCALSHLCVNLSPLEHILRIRIKRGSKRDVVLWSGDKVAVLHQVEVGTKAPRFWAAGTRWGDLFLAYLKMVTLSLFLFNLLPLPSTDGIHLLTALLQSRGHQLSRPSRQLVTNPSSRHPTINLYRYDEGSDSDDSTGGPGTGGGGEPAWATGRGRREEVWARRLRRVVEGSMSGLLAAWALGWAMLALLRSS, via the exons ATGTCACTGCTCGAGGTAGCGCTCCCGCTCGTCCTCTTGTCGGTCCTGGTGCTCCtgctgcgctcggcgccggccgtaGTCGCATCGTCCAACCCAAAGGCGCGGTACAagctgccgtcgccggcggccgcgtacCGGCTGTCGAGACGCGCCGACtgggtcgtcgagcggcacgGGGTGACAGTGTCCGCGACCACGGGCGGGCTCAACTCGCTCCCGAAGCGCGTGCTAGCCGGCATTGGCGCGCGCTCAAGGGACAAGGTGCTGTGGTTctacgacgccggcgtcgtcgtctcggtGGTCGGCATCGCGGtcggcatcctcggcgcgatcTGGGCCCTCTTCCGCGTATGGTGGGCAGTATGGGTCGAAGCTGAGGCGCATGCCCGTGTCCAGCATGCGCCTGACGGTGGCCTGAAaccgcgtgccgccgaggggctcgacgcggcggccgagggcgccgcaAGGATCATCAAGCGCGCGGTCGTTGACGCGGTTGCCAAGCATGCCTCGGGCATCGGGAAACGAGATGCGCCGCCTCCACAGCTGCATACGGCTGATGGGGGGCTGCAGCCTTTG ATCCCGGGCATCACGACGCCACTGTCGCATCTGCcgacgctcgtgctcgcgctcgttgtcgccgagctcattCACGAAGCGGggcacgcgctcgctgctgcgctggaCGACGTCTCGCCATCAAAATTCTCGCtcaacctccacctcgtgctgccgagcgccagcgtcATCTTCCCTGCCAATGCAGTCGACTACCTGCCCTTCAAGGCGCATGCGAGGTTGGCAACTTCCGGGCCATGGCACAACTTCGTCCTCTGGTTGGCATTGTTTGCGCTGGGAGGAATTAGCCCGCTGGCGTGGGGGAATAGCAGTGCAGAGGGAAGGGTAGTTGTGGCGGTGGCGCAG GATTCCGAGCTTGCATCACACCTCCGACCAGGCGATATACTCACCCATGTCGATGACATCTTCCTCGGTGGCAAGGTGGATATCTGGAGCAAGTATCTCTCTGGCCAGCCTATCCCACCAGGCACTCCAGCACCGGCTGAGCCCAATGGGTGGTGCGTCTCCAAGTACGAGTttgacgacgcgccgcgtgcaCCCTGCTCGCCGCACCATATGATCGGGTTTGTGCGTGCCGAACACGGCGGTGGATCAGAAACACACTGTCTGCCCGCGCACAACATCAtctcgatgccgtcgaccGAGTGCCACTGCGCCCTGTCCCATCTCTGCGTCAATCTCTCCCCACTAGAACACATCCTGCGGATCAGGATAAAACGCGGGAGCAAGCGCGACGTTGTGTTGTGGTCGGGCGACAAGGTGGCCGTGTTGCATCAAGTCGAGGTGGGGACCAAGGCCCCGAGGTTCTGGGCCGCGGGGACGCGATGGGGcgacctcttcctcgc ATACCTCAAGATGGTGACCCTCTCGCTGTTCCTCTTCAACCTTCTCCCCTTGCCATCGACAGACGGCATTCACCTCCTCACCGCGCTCCTCCAGTCACGCGGCCACCAGCTCTCCAGACCATCACGACAACTCGTCACCAACCCTTCAAGCCGACACCCGACAATCAACCTGTACCGGTACGACGAGgggtccgactcggacgacagCACCGGGGGGCCGGGTaccggcggtggcggcgagcctGCATGGGCCACCGGCCGCGGGCGCCGTGAAGAGGTGTgggcgcgccgcctgcgacGCGTGGTAGAGGGCTCGATGAGCGGGCTCCTCGCCGCGTGGGCGTTGGGATGGGCCATGCTGGCATTGCTGCGGTCGAGTTAG